A genomic stretch from Hemicordylus capensis ecotype Gifberg chromosome 1, rHemCap1.1.pri, whole genome shotgun sequence includes:
- the LOC128326649 gene encoding EKC/KEOPS complex subunit GON7-like, with translation MELRAEFTGRDGQRQPLRVRCEPEAELRGLLSGLAQLREQTTALLSRLVQQESGGGGDRVGSGGDEEDEEEEDEDEEESHINAKACPDGPPLKRTKTHS, from the exons ATGGAGCTGCGGGCGGAATTCACAGGCCGCGACGGGCAGAGGCAACCCTTGCGGGTTCGCTGCGAGCCCGAGGCGGAGCTGCGGGGCTTGTTGAGCGGCTTGGCCCAGCTGCGGGAACAAACGACTGCCTTGCTCAGCCgtctggtgcagcaagagagcggTGGCGGCGGGGACCGCGTTGGGTCTGGAG gtgatgaagaggatgaagaagaagaggatgaagatgAGGAAGAAAGTCACATTAATGCCAAAGCATGTCCTGATGGACCACCACTAAAACGGACAAAAACTCActcctga
- the LYSET gene encoding lysosomal enzyme trafficking factor, whose protein sequence is MMNFRQRMGWIGVGLYLIASAAAFYYVFEINETYNRLALEHIQQPPEKLREETTWMHSLKTRLLSLPFWLWALIFLIPYLQMFLFLYSCTRADPKTVGYCIIPICLAVVCNRHQTFVKASNQISRLQLIDT, encoded by the coding sequence ATGATGAACTTCCGTCAGAGGATGGGATGGATTGGTGTGGGATTATATCTAATAGCAAGTGCAGCAGCATTTTACTATGTCTTCgaaatcaatgagacttacaATAGACTTGCACTGGAGCACATTCAGCAACCTCCTGAAAAACTCAGAGAAGAAACCACCTGGATGCACTCCTTAAAAACACGACTGCTGTCCCTCCCATTTTGGCTGTGGGCCCTTATCTTTTTAATCCCCTATTTACAGATGTTCTTGTTCCTTTATTCCTGTACAAGAGCTGATCCTAAAACAGTGGGCTATTGCATCATTCCTATCTGCTTAGCTGTGGTTTGCAATCGTCACCAAACATTTGTAAAGGCCTCCAATCAAATCAGCAGACTGCAACTGATTGATACTTAA